The Polaribacter tangerinus genome has a segment encoding these proteins:
- the pheT gene encoding phenylalanine--tRNA ligase subunit beta, producing MKISYNWLKQFLKTDWEPAKTGELLTDLGLEVEGIEVKESIKGSLKGVVVGEVLTCVQHPNADRLKITTVNLGLDLPVQIVCGAPNVAAGQKVPVATIGTTLYDAKGDGFKIKKGKIRGEESHGMICAEDELGLGSGHDGILVLDASLKPGTPVADVFEIETDAVFEIGLTPNRSDAMSHFGVARDLRAGFLQNDVTLELISPSVSNFHVDERTLRIDVEVEDKEAAPRYCGITITDVTVKDSPEWIQNRLKAIGLTPKNNIVDITNYVLHELGQPLHAFDAQKIKGNKVLVKTLPEGTKFTTLDEVERTLSDEDIMICDEDSNPLCIAGVFGGLESGVSDTTTSIFLESAYFNPVSVRKTAKRHGLNTDASFRFERGIDINMTEYALKRAALLIEEYAGGKMGSDISDFYPEKIEDFQVFLSYESAYRLIGQEIPKETIKNILASLEIKINSETEGGLGLTIPSYRTDVQREADIIEEILRVYGYNNIQFSHKLNTSISFESDKSVKIENVIADQLSALGFNETMANSLTKPSYISLSENLNEEANVTMLNPLSNDLKVMRQSMLFSGLESVSYNINRKNTSLKFYEFGKTYHKFNNTYEEVKHLTLFISGNRANESWSLSNKTADFFYLKGIVTNLLGRLGIENVKTTPSKNDVFSEGITFSLGKIKLVEFGVLASSVLKEFGVKQEVLFADFSWDTLLKLTTKKNIKVSDLPKFPVVRRDLALLIDSDVAFKEIYNLAFQTEKKLLKEVDLFDVYEGEKLPEGKKSYAVSFLIQDETKTLAEKQIDKIMQKLQQSFEKNLNAVLR from the coding sequence ATGAAGATATCATACAATTGGTTAAAGCAATTTTTAAAAACTGACTGGGAGCCTGCTAAAACAGGTGAGTTATTAACCGATTTAGGATTGGAAGTAGAAGGAATAGAGGTAAAAGAATCTATCAAAGGGAGCCTAAAAGGTGTAGTTGTTGGTGAAGTTTTAACCTGTGTACAACATCCTAACGCAGACAGATTAAAAATTACCACTGTAAACTTAGGGTTAGATTTACCAGTACAAATTGTATGCGGAGCGCCCAATGTTGCAGCTGGCCAAAAAGTACCTGTTGCTACTATTGGAACTACTTTGTATGATGCTAAAGGAGACGGGTTTAAGATTAAAAAAGGAAAAATTAGAGGAGAAGAGAGTCATGGAATGATTTGCGCTGAAGACGAATTAGGTTTGGGCTCTGGGCATGATGGTATACTTGTGTTAGACGCTTCTTTAAAGCCCGGAACACCTGTTGCTGATGTATTTGAAATAGAAACGGATGCTGTTTTTGAAATAGGCTTAACACCAAATAGATCTGATGCAATGAGTCATTTTGGAGTGGCTAGAGATTTGCGCGCAGGCTTTTTACAGAATGATGTAACTTTAGAGTTAATATCGCCATCTGTGAGTAATTTTCATGTTGATGAGCGAACTTTAAGAATCGATGTAGAAGTTGAAGATAAAGAAGCTGCACCAAGGTATTGCGGAATTACAATTACTGATGTTACTGTAAAAGATTCTCCAGAATGGATTCAAAATAGATTAAAAGCCATTGGTTTAACACCAAAAAATAATATTGTAGATATTACAAATTATGTATTGCATGAATTAGGTCAACCCCTTCATGCTTTTGATGCACAAAAAATTAAGGGAAATAAGGTGTTGGTAAAAACTTTACCAGAGGGAACTAAATTTACAACTTTAGATGAAGTAGAAAGAACTCTTTCTGATGAAGACATAATGATTTGTGACGAAGATTCAAATCCACTTTGTATTGCTGGAGTTTTTGGAGGATTGGAGTCAGGAGTATCTGATACAACAACATCTATTTTTTTAGAAAGCGCCTATTTTAATCCGGTTTCTGTTAGAAAAACGGCAAAAAGACACGGTTTAAATACCGATGCCTCATTTCGTTTTGAAAGAGGTATTGATATAAATATGACAGAATATGCTTTAAAAAGAGCTGCACTGTTAATAGAAGAGTATGCAGGGGGAAAGATGGGCTCTGATATTTCTGATTTTTACCCCGAGAAAATTGAAGATTTTCAGGTGTTTTTATCTTACGAGAGTGCTTATCGATTAATTGGGCAAGAAATTCCGAAAGAAACAATTAAAAATATTTTAGCCTCATTAGAAATCAAAATAAATAGTGAAACAGAAGGAGGTCTTGGTTTAACAATACCTTCCTACAGAACAGATGTTCAAAGAGAAGCAGATATTATAGAAGAAATATTAAGAGTGTATGGATATAATAATATTCAGTTTTCTCACAAATTAAATACCTCCATTTCTTTTGAGTCTGATAAAAGTGTAAAGATTGAAAACGTAATTGCAGATCAATTAAGTGCTCTTGGTTTTAACGAAACCATGGCAAATTCGTTAACCAAACCCTCTTACATTTCGCTTTCAGAAAACCTTAATGAAGAAGCTAATGTAACAATGTTAAACCCTTTAAGTAACGACTTAAAAGTTATGCGACAGTCTATGCTTTTTAGTGGTTTAGAGTCCGTTTCATATAATATAAATAGAAAAAATACTTCACTTAAATTTTATGAGTTCGGTAAAACATATCATAAGTTTAATAACACCTATGAAGAAGTTAAACATCTAACGTTGTTTATCTCGGGAAATAGAGCCAATGAAAGCTGGAGCTTGTCAAATAAAACAGCAGATTTTTTCTACTTAAAAGGAATTGTTACAAATCTTTTAGGAAGATTAGGAATAGAGAATGTTAAAACTACTCCGAGTAAAAATGATGTTTTTTCAGAAGGGATTACCTTTAGTTTGGGTAAAATTAAATTGGTAGAATTTGGTGTGCTAGCATCGAGTGTGTTAAAGGAATTTGGAGTAAAGCAGGAGGTACTTTTTGCAGATTTTAGTTGGGACACTTTACTAAAACTTACCACAAAAAAGAATATTAAAGTTTCAGATTTACCAAAGTTTCCTGTTGTAAGAAGAGATTTAGCATTGTTAATTGACTCGGATGTTGCTTTTAAAGAAATTTATAATTTGGCTTTTCAAACTGAAAAGAAATTATTAAAAGAAGTAGATTTATTTGATGTATATGAAGGAGAAAAATTGCCAGAAGGCAAAAAGTCTTATGCTGTAAGTTTCCTTATACAAGACGAAACAAAAACATTGGCAGAGAAGCAAATAGATAAAATAATGCAAAAATTACAGCAAAGTTTCGAAAAGAATTTAAACGCTGTTTTACGATAA
- a CDS encoding carotenoid biosynthesis protein, whose protein sequence is MIEKTNKNKQWIILLLLFYFFGLLGISLEITRGYFLPLTPLNLLITLFVFLKVTDNFNKKFILLSTIIFLVGFSVEAVGVATGVLFGSYSYGDAFGPKIFETPLLIGVNWLFLAFSSYGIVQYFTKKTFFLICIPALLMTGLDFLVEPIAIKLGFWNWENNVIPLQNYVMWFVTSICIHSIIYLFKPALNTKISFIVFAAQLFFFGILNLVL, encoded by the coding sequence ATGATAGAAAAAACCAACAAAAATAAACAATGGATAATCCTTTTATTGTTATTTTACTTTTTTGGATTGCTAGGAATTTCTTTAGAAATTACAAGAGGTTATTTTTTACCGTTAACTCCTTTAAATTTACTAATTACACTTTTTGTATTTCTAAAAGTTACTGATAACTTTAACAAAAAATTTATATTATTATCAACTATTATTTTCCTTGTAGGTTTTTCCGTTGAAGCTGTTGGTGTAGCAACTGGTGTATTATTTGGTAGTTATAGTTACGGTGATGCATTTGGACCGAAAATATTTGAAACTCCGTTGCTTATTGGTGTTAACTGGTTATTTTTAGCTTTTAGCAGTTATGGAATAGTGCAATATTTTACTAAAAAAACTTTTTTCCTTATTTGCATTCCTGCTTTGTTAATGACAGGATTAGATTTTTTAGTAGAGCCGATTGCTATAAAACTAGGATTTTGGAATTGGGAAAACAATGTAATCCCTTTACAAAATTATGTAATGTGGTTTGTAACAAGTATTTGTATTCACAGTATAATATATTTGTTTAAACCTGCTTTAAATACTAAAATAAGTTTTATTGTTTTTGCTGCTCAGCTTTTTTTCTTTGGAATCTTAAACCTAGTTCTTTAA
- the crtD gene encoding 1-hydroxycarotenoid 3,4-desaturase CrtD → MKKAIVIGAGIAGIASAIRLQKKGYSVTVLEKNKYPGGKLTSIEGNGYRFDAGPSLFTMPNLVTELFELCNKKASDYFSYERLDTLCNYFFEDGTKISASAKIDEFANNVQKNTKDTAKSVKKHLKKSAFIYNATNEQFLNKSLHKVGSFLSFNTIKSILKLPFLDIFNSMNGVNETAFKDSKTIRIFNRYATYNGSSPYKAPGILNIIPHLEYGLGAYLPQKGMHEITNSLVKLAKDIGVTFLFNQKVKTITTTGKLAKSVITSKNEYTCEIVVCNADIHTVYEKLLPSAQKLKKVDKQERSSSALIFYWGIRKEFKELDVHNIFFTENYKEEFKHLFDHKTIYKDPTVYINITSKKITSDAPDGKENWFVMINVPSVYEQNWEQMIAEAKKQILAKLTRILNQDIAPLIEFEELLTPQLIQDKTNSYKGSLYGTSSNNRFAAFFRHKNFSSEYKNVFFCGGSVHPGGGIPLALSSAKIIDTLIK, encoded by the coding sequence ATGAAAAAAGCAATTGTTATTGGTGCAGGAATTGCAGGAATTGCCTCGGCAATACGATTACAAAAGAAAGGATATTCTGTAACTGTTTTAGAAAAAAATAAATACCCTGGAGGCAAACTTACCTCTATTGAAGGAAACGGTTATCGCTTTGATGCTGGTCCATCTCTATTTACAATGCCTAATCTTGTAACTGAACTTTTTGAACTTTGTAACAAAAAAGCATCAGATTATTTTTCTTACGAACGCTTGGATACACTTTGTAATTATTTCTTTGAAGATGGAACAAAAATAAGTGCCTCTGCAAAAATTGATGAGTTTGCAAATAATGTTCAAAAAAACACCAAAGACACTGCTAAAAGCGTTAAAAAACATTTAAAAAAAAGTGCGTTTATTTACAATGCTACAAATGAACAATTTCTTAATAAATCGTTACATAAGGTAGGATCATTTTTATCATTTAATACGATTAAATCTATTTTAAAACTTCCATTCTTAGATATTTTTAATTCTATGAACGGAGTTAATGAAACTGCTTTTAAAGATTCAAAAACTATTAGAATATTTAACAGATACGCCACTTATAATGGTTCTAGCCCTTACAAAGCTCCGGGAATTCTTAATATAATTCCGCATTTAGAGTATGGCTTAGGAGCTTATTTACCCCAAAAAGGCATGCACGAAATAACCAATAGCCTTGTAAAATTAGCCAAAGACATCGGTGTAACCTTTTTATTTAACCAAAAAGTAAAAACAATTACAACAACCGGTAAACTAGCAAAATCTGTAATTACTTCAAAAAATGAATATACTTGCGAAATTGTAGTTTGTAATGCAGATATTCATACCGTTTATGAAAAATTACTTCCGTCTGCTCAAAAATTAAAAAAAGTAGATAAACAAGAACGTTCAAGTTCTGCCTTAATATTTTATTGGGGTATTCGAAAAGAATTTAAAGAATTAGACGTTCATAACATATTTTTTACAGAAAATTACAAAGAAGAATTTAAACATCTATTTGACCATAAAACTATTTACAAAGATCCTACAGTGTATATAAATATTACGAGTAAAAAGATTACATCGGATGCACCAGATGGAAAAGAAAATTGGTTTGTTATGATAAATGTACCTTCTGTTTATGAACAAAACTGGGAGCAAATGATTGCTGAAGCTAAAAAACAAATTTTAGCTAAATTAACTAGAATTTTAAACCAAGATATTGCCCCTCTAATTGAATTTGAGGAACTATTAACACCCCAACTAATTCAAGATAAAACTAACTCCTACAAAGGTTCTTTATATGGTACCTCTAGCAATAATAGATTCGCTGCTTTTTTTAGACATAAAAACTTTTCTTCTGAATATAAAAATGTTTTCTTTTGTGGTGGTAGTGTTCATCCTGGTGGTGGAATTCCGTTGGCCTTATCATCAGCAAAAATTATAGATACTCTTATAAAATGA
- a CDS encoding sterol desaturase family protein — translation MAFLIIFITFWAMEFMAWFTHKFVMHGFLWNLHLDHHVPNKNSFLEKNDAFFLIYAVPSWLCIMLGSMYQTYTVMYIGFGILAYGIAYFLVHEVFIHQRLKWFRNSNNFYLRAIRRAHKIHHKHQGKEHGECFGMLIVPWKFVKQELKKAKA, via the coding sequence ATGGCATTTTTAATCATTTTTATAACTTTTTGGGCAATGGAATTTATGGCATGGTTTACCCATAAATTTGTTATGCACGGTTTTTTATGGAACCTACACTTAGACCATCACGTACCGAATAAAAATAGCTTTCTAGAAAAAAATGATGCCTTTTTTTTAATTTACGCTGTTCCTTCTTGGCTATGTATTATGCTAGGATCTATGTATCAAACTTATACTGTAATGTACATAGGGTTTGGTATTTTAGCGTATGGTATTGCTTACTTTTTAGTGCATGAAGTATTTATACACCAACGTTTAAAATGGTTTAGAAATAGCAATAATTTTTATTTAAGAGCTATAAGAAGAGCACATAAAATTCATCATAAACACCAAGGTAAAGAACATGGAGAGTGCTTTGGTATGTTAATTGTGCCTTGGAAATTTGTAAAACAAGAGCTTAAAAAAGCAAAAGCTTAA
- the argS gene encoding arginine--tRNA ligase, whose product MNIQHKIEVTAKEGFQSLYKVEIPSVELQATRKEFEGDITLVIFPLLRYKKGNPVAIGEELGQYITENVPEITSFNVVKGFLNLVVEDKFYTEFFNSIYADTNFGISSSKENEKAIMVEYSSPNTNKPLHLGHVRNNLLGYSVAEIIKAAGKKVYKTQIINDRGIHICKSMLAWQKFGNGETPANTGLKGDKLVGNYYVKFDQEYKKEISNLVANGLSEEDAKKQAPLLLEAQEMLLKWEAGDEEIVQLWKTMNSWVYAGFEDTYKNMGVNFDTLYYESNTYLLGKDVVAQGLEKGVFYKKEDGSVWCDLTDEGLDEKIVLRADGTAVYMTQDIGTAIQRVKDFTDVGGMVYTVGNEQDYHFQVLFLILKKLGFDWANQLHHLSYGMVDLPSGKMKSREGTVVDADELMEEMTETAKEISEELGKLEGYSEAEKNNLYKTIGLGALKYFILKVDPKKRILFDPKSSVDFQGNTGPFIQYTYARIQSILRKAHFDYSKKVSISLHEKEKELLKQLALFPETIEQAAANYSPAIVANYTYDLVKEFNSFYQNVSILGEEDNDKKIFRVQLAKKVADTIKAAFSLLGILVPERM is encoded by the coding sequence ACATAAAATAGAAGTTACAGCAAAAGAAGGTTTTCAGTCGCTTTACAAAGTGGAAATTCCTTCCGTAGAATTACAAGCCACTAGAAAAGAATTTGAGGGAGATATTACCTTGGTTATTTTTCCGTTGTTACGTTACAAAAAAGGAAACCCTGTTGCCATTGGAGAAGAATTAGGGCAATATATTACAGAAAATGTGCCTGAAATAACTAGTTTTAATGTTGTTAAAGGCTTTTTAAATTTAGTAGTTGAAGACAAATTTTATACGGAGTTTTTTAATAGTATTTATGCTGATACTAACTTTGGCATTTCAAGTTCAAAAGAAAACGAAAAAGCTATTATGGTAGAGTATTCTTCTCCGAACACTAATAAACCACTACATTTAGGTCATGTTCGAAATAATTTATTAGGGTATTCAGTAGCAGAAATTATTAAAGCCGCAGGAAAAAAAGTATATAAAACCCAAATAATAAATGATAGAGGAATTCATATTTGCAAATCTATGTTAGCTTGGCAAAAATTTGGAAATGGAGAAACTCCTGCAAATACAGGCTTAAAAGGAGATAAATTGGTTGGTAATTATTATGTGAAATTCGACCAAGAATATAAAAAAGAAATTAGCAACTTAGTAGCTAATGGTTTGTCTGAAGAAGATGCCAAAAAACAAGCGCCTCTTTTACTAGAAGCCCAAGAAATGCTACTAAAATGGGAAGCTGGAGATGAAGAGATTGTTCAACTTTGGAAAACAATGAATAGTTGGGTGTATGCTGGTTTTGAGGACACCTATAAAAATATGGGAGTTAATTTTGATACTCTTTACTACGAAAGTAACACTTATTTATTGGGTAAAGATGTTGTTGCACAAGGCTTAGAAAAGGGTGTTTTTTATAAGAAGGAAGATGGATCTGTTTGGTGTGATTTAACCGATGAAGGCTTGGATGAAAAAATAGTTCTAAGAGCAGATGGTACGGCTGTTTACATGACTCAAGATATTGGCACAGCAATACAACGTGTAAAAGATTTTACAGACGTTGGAGGCATGGTGTATACAGTTGGTAATGAGCAAGATTACCATTTTCAAGTACTTTTTTTAATTTTAAAAAAATTAGGTTTCGATTGGGCTAATCAGCTACATCATTTAAGCTATGGAATGGTGGATTTACCTTCTGGTAAAATGAAATCTAGAGAAGGAACTGTTGTAGATGCAGATGAATTGATGGAAGAAATGACCGAAACTGCTAAAGAAATTTCGGAAGAACTAGGAAAACTAGAAGGCTACTCAGAGGCTGAAAAAAACAACTTATACAAAACAATTGGTTTAGGTGCTTTAAAATATTTTATTTTAAAAGTAGACCCTAAAAAAAGGATATTATTTGACCCGAAATCTTCTGTAGATTTTCAAGGAAATACTGGTCCTTTTATTCAATATACCTATGCAAGAATTCAATCTATTTTAAGAAAAGCACATTTTGACTATTCTAAAAAAGTAAGTATTTCTTTACATGAAAAAGAGAAAGAATTATTAAAACAATTAGCGCTTTTTCCAGAAACAATTGAGCAAGCAGCAGCAAATTATTCTCCTGCTATTGTTGCAAATTACACCTATGATTTAGTGAAGGAATTTAACTCATTTTATCAAAATGTATCTATTTTAGGTGAAGAAGATAATGATAAAAAAATATTTAGAGTTCAGTTAGCAAAAAAAGTTGCCGATACTATAAAAGCTGCATTTTCTTTACTCGGAATTTTAGTACCAGAAAGAATGTAA
- a CDS encoding LysM peptidoglycan-binding domain-containing protein — MKLKYQSVLNLGEQLNIKNGDVKEENGVLHVKGLAKNQYEKNLLWDEIKKIGGENPTDIIADISVEDASVFANHTVKKGETLGKIAKHYYGNAMKYTAIFEANKNILKSADLIHPGQELVIPNL; from the coding sequence ATGAAATTAAAATACCAAAGCGTACTTAACCTAGGGGAACAACTAAACATTAAAAATGGTGATGTAAAGGAAGAAAATGGCGTTTTACATGTAAAAGGATTGGCAAAAAACCAATATGAGAAAAATCTTTTGTGGGACGAAATTAAAAAAATAGGCGGAGAAAACCCTACCGATATTATTGCAGATATCTCGGTTGAAGATGCTAGTGTATTCGCAAACCATACTGTTAAAAAAGGAGAAACATTGGGTAAAATTGCAAAGCACTACTACGGAAACGCTATGAAATATACTGCTATTTTTGAGGCTAATAAAAACATTTTAAAATCTGCAGACTTAATTCATCCCGGACAAGAATTAGTAATTCCTAATCTATAA
- the lpdA gene encoding dihydrolipoyl dehydrogenase, translating to MKYDIIIIGSGPGGYVTGIRASQLGFKVAIVEKESLGGICLNWGCIPTKALLKSAQVYDYLKHVDEYGLKAEAIDKDFDAVIKRSRGVADGMSKGVAFLMKKNKIDIIDGFGKIKAGKKVDVTDADGKVTEYSADNIIIATGSRSRELPNLPQDGKKVIGYREAMTLPKQPKSMIVVGSGAIGVEFAHFYNTMGTEVTIVEFQPNLVPVEDIDISKQFERSIKKAGIKVMTNASVDAVDTSGNGVVATVKTKKGDVTLEADIVLSAVGIKSNIENIGLEDVGIITDRDKILVNDFYQTNIPGYYAIGDVVPGQALAHVASAEGITCVEKLAGLHTEKIDYGNVPGCTYATPEIASVGLTEAKAKEAGYELKIGKFPFSASGKAKAAGTPDGFVKVIFDAKYGEWLGCHMIGAGVTDMIAEAVLGRKLETTGHEVLKTIHPHPTMSEAVMEAVADAYDEVIHL from the coding sequence ATGAAATACGACATCATTATTATTGGAAGTGGTCCTGGAGGATATGTAACAGGAATTAGAGCTTCTCAATTAGGTTTTAAAGTAGCCATTGTAGAGAAAGAATCTTTAGGTGGAATTTGCTTAAACTGGGGATGTATTCCTACAAAAGCACTTTTAAAATCTGCACAGGTTTATGATTATTTAAAACATGTAGATGAGTATGGTTTGAAAGCTGAGGCCATTGATAAAGATTTTGATGCCGTGATAAAAAGAAGTCGTGGTGTTGCAGACGGAATGAGTAAAGGAGTTGCCTTTTTAATGAAAAAAAACAAAATTGATATTATTGATGGTTTTGGAAAGATTAAAGCAGGCAAAAAAGTAGATGTAACTGATGCTGATGGTAAAGTTACCGAATATAGTGCAGACAATATAATTATAGCTACTGGTTCTCGCTCTAGAGAATTACCAAATTTACCGCAAGATGGTAAAAAAGTGATTGGGTACAGAGAGGCAATGACATTACCAAAGCAGCCAAAATCTATGATTGTAGTTGGTTCTGGAGCTATTGGAGTGGAATTTGCACACTTTTACAATACCATGGGAACTGAAGTTACTATTGTAGAGTTTCAACCAAATTTGGTGCCTGTAGAAGATATTGATATTTCTAAACAATTTGAACGTTCGATAAAAAAAGCAGGTATTAAAGTAATGACTAATGCCTCTGTAGATGCTGTTGACACCTCAGGAAATGGAGTTGTAGCTACCGTTAAAACGAAAAAAGGAGACGTTACTTTAGAGGCTGATATTGTACTGTCTGCAGTTGGCATAAAATCGAACATAGAAAATATTGGCTTAGAAGATGTTGGAATTATTACAGACCGAGATAAGATTTTAGTAAACGACTTTTATCAAACTAATATTCCTGGTTATTACGCAATTGGAGATGTTGTACCAGGACAAGCATTAGCACATGTTGCCTCTGCAGAAGGTATAACGTGTGTAGAAAAATTAGCTGGTTTACATACAGAAAAAATAGATTATGGTAATGTACCTGGTTGTACGTATGCTACTCCAGAAATTGCCTCTGTTGGATTGACGGAAGCAAAAGCTAAAGAAGCTGGTTACGAACTTAAAATTGGTAAATTTCCGTTTTCTGCCTCTGGAAAAGCAAAAGCTGCAGGAACACCAGATGGTTTTGTAAAGGTTATTTTTGATGCAAAATACGGAGAATGGTTAGGTTGTCATATGATTGGTGCTGGTGTAACAGATATGATAGCAGAAGCCGTATTAGGAAGAAAATTAGAAACTACTGGGCATGAGGTGCTAAAAACAATTCACCCACACCCAACAATGAGTGAAGCAGTTATGGAAGCTGTTGCAGATGCTTATGATGAAGTAATTCACCTATAA
- a CDS encoding quinone-dependent dihydroorotate dehydrogenase, giving the protein MYSSFVRPLLFLFDPEKVHYFTFSLIRFLCRIPFVATIFRKLYLINDKKLERNLFGLTFKNPVGLAAGFDKNAVLYNELANFGFGFIEIGTVTPKGQPGNPKKRLFRLKSDEGIINRMGFNNDGVAEAIKNLKKNKKKVIIGGNIGKNTSTLPEDYTQDYLEVFRELHPFVDYFVLNVSCPNVGSHAKLNDKEYLVELIEACKKENDLFKIKKPILLKIAPDLNTNQLDEIVDLVAETAIDGVIASNTSTSRKNLKASQKELELIGNGGVSGKPIKDKSTQVIKYLSKKSNASFPIIGVGGIHSANDALEKIAAGADLVQIYTGFIYEGPSLIKKINKAILANY; this is encoded by the coding sequence ATGTACAGTTCATTTGTTAGACCTTTATTATTTTTATTCGATCCAGAAAAAGTACATTACTTTACTTTTTCTTTGATTCGTTTTTTATGTCGAATTCCTTTTGTTGCCACTATTTTTAGAAAACTATATCTTATCAATGATAAAAAATTAGAGCGAAATTTATTTGGTTTAACTTTTAAAAACCCTGTAGGTTTGGCAGCAGGTTTCGATAAAAATGCTGTTCTATATAATGAATTAGCAAATTTTGGCTTTGGTTTTATAGAAATTGGAACAGTAACACCTAAGGGGCAACCTGGAAATCCTAAGAAAAGATTATTTCGTTTAAAAAGTGATGAGGGTATTATTAATAGAATGGGATTTAATAATGATGGTGTAGCTGAGGCAATTAAAAATTTAAAGAAAAATAAAAAGAAAGTGATTATTGGTGGTAATATAGGTAAGAATACCAGTACACTTCCTGAAGATTATACACAAGATTACTTAGAAGTTTTTAGAGAACTTCATCCTTTTGTAGATTATTTTGTTCTAAATGTTAGTTGTCCGAATGTTGGTAGTCATGCAAAACTGAATGATAAAGAGTATTTAGTTGAGCTCATTGAGGCATGTAAGAAAGAGAATGATTTATTTAAAATTAAAAAACCAATTTTATTAAAGATTGCTCCAGATTTAAATACGAATCAGCTAGATGAAATTGTAGATTTGGTTGCAGAAACAGCAATAGATGGTGTTATTGCTTCGAACACTTCTACAAGTAGAAAAAATTTAAAAGCATCACAAAAAGAATTAGAACTGATAGGAAATGGTGGTGTAAGCGGTAAACCAATCAAAGACAAAAGTACTCAGGTTATTAAATATTTATCTAAAAAATCTAATGCTTCTTTCCCAATTATTGGAGTAGGAGGTATTCATTCTGCAAATGATGCATTAGAAAAAATTGCAGCAGGAGCAGATTTGGTTCAAATTTATACTGGTTTTATTTATGAAGGTCCCTCATTAATAAAAAAGATAAACAAGGCAATTTTAGCTAATTATTAG